The Vibrio tubiashii ATCC 19109 genome has a segment encoding these proteins:
- a CDS encoding hybrid sensor histidine kinase/response regulator encodes MQGWLVITVSLMYLGLLFLIAWYGDKQHNWLAKWRPWIYSLSIAVYCTSWTFYGTVGQASNNPWAFLPIYIAPILVFTLGWRILARLIITAKREHITSIADFIAARYGKSQGLAVVVTLIAVAGILPYIALQLRGITMGLEIISPELPRSFEGSSLDVSWFVVGALAIFTMLFGTRHIDNTEHHRGMMMAIAFESIIKLVAFLAVGLFILFLALNRNDVELAQIARQTYQSPNIPTLVIHTVLTMLAIVCLPRQFHTMVVENERAQDLHTARWLFPLYLILMGIFVLPIAWVGQSLLTDASPDTYVISLPMAVGAQDIALLAFLGGTSAASGMVIVSTIALAIMVSNDLVMPLLLRRMRLSQRNHRHFSGLLLIIRRGLILLLLLGAWGFYQALGNIHSLSAIGFLSFAAITQFAPALIGGMYWRQGNRKGVYVGLAVGFTLWLITLMSQTDMLAGSAQDNFLLWMITPPEWLQNLNVKNSDWGIVLSVALNTLCYVVVSLLTRASLSERLQSASFVGTPLPESENMSLYQSRVTVGELEMLASRFVGRQRVRSAFRQYWQQQRETLLPNQQAPSTLIRHTERVLAGVFGASSAKLVLTSALQGRNMQLEEVATIVDEASELYDFSRGLLQGAIEHIGQGIAVVDKQLRLVAWNQRYLELFTFPAGLIQVGRPIADVIRHNAECGLCGPGDPEEHVRRRVYHLEQGTRHTSSRVRPDGRVIEVQGNPMPGGGFVMSFTDITVFRDAEQALKDANETLEERVQERTQELEQLNKKLVSATQRSEHESQSKSRFLAAVSHDLMQPLNAARLFASSLSEVAKEPETKQLSHHIESALGAAEDLIGDLLDISRLESGKLDINVHGFAINDVLSNLNAEFSALAKQQGIEFTMIPSQLLVQSDPKLLRRVVQNFLTNAFRYSPKGKVVLGVRRLGSQARIDVWDNGMGIDEDKQQEIFEEFNRGTQVRSDQGLGLGLAISKGIAHVLGHQITMRSWPGKGSVFSITLARSEKALEPVKAVPASSTSDLSHLKVLCVDNETDILVGMETLLGRWGCDVRTAVDLVNCLQAIEETWVPDVILSDYRLDNGRTGLEVLQQCRLRLGDSFIGVIISADRTDDMLDGIKSNGFSFIPKPVKPLKLRAVLNRV; translated from the coding sequence ATGCAAGGCTGGCTAGTGATCACTGTATCACTGATGTATCTCGGACTACTGTTCCTCATTGCTTGGTATGGTGATAAACAGCACAACTGGTTGGCCAAATGGCGACCTTGGATTTACAGCCTATCTATCGCAGTGTACTGCACATCGTGGACATTTTACGGCACCGTCGGGCAGGCTAGTAACAATCCTTGGGCTTTCCTGCCTATCTATATCGCCCCAATACTTGTCTTTACTCTCGGTTGGCGAATTCTGGCTCGGTTGATTATTACCGCCAAACGAGAACACATTACCTCTATTGCTGACTTTATCGCTGCGCGCTATGGCAAATCACAAGGTCTAGCTGTGGTCGTTACCTTGATTGCAGTGGCTGGTATTTTGCCTTACATCGCACTGCAATTGCGCGGTATTACCATGGGGTTAGAGATCATTTCGCCTGAACTGCCGCGAAGTTTCGAAGGCTCAAGCCTTGATGTGTCTTGGTTCGTGGTTGGTGCATTGGCCATTTTTACCATGCTGTTTGGTACTCGCCATATTGATAATACTGAGCATCACCGCGGTATGATGATGGCGATTGCGTTTGAATCTATTATCAAGCTGGTGGCATTTCTAGCCGTTGGTCTGTTTATTCTGTTCTTAGCGCTTAATCGCAATGACGTTGAGCTAGCACAGATTGCGCGTCAGACCTACCAATCACCGAACATACCGACCCTAGTTATTCATACCGTGCTAACCATGTTGGCGATTGTCTGTCTGCCACGCCAGTTCCATACTATGGTGGTAGAAAACGAGCGCGCGCAAGACCTGCATACCGCGCGTTGGTTATTTCCTCTTTATTTGATTTTGATGGGCATTTTTGTCTTGCCGATTGCTTGGGTCGGGCAATCTCTTCTGACCGACGCCAGTCCCGATACCTATGTGATTAGCTTGCCGATGGCGGTAGGTGCGCAGGATATTGCTTTACTTGCTTTCCTCGGCGGCACATCTGCGGCCAGTGGCATGGTGATTGTTTCAACCATCGCTTTGGCAATCATGGTCTCCAATGATTTAGTCATGCCATTGCTGCTGCGCCGAATGCGACTCTCACAGCGCAATCACAGGCACTTCTCTGGTCTGCTGTTGATTATTCGCCGTGGGCTAATTCTTCTGCTATTGCTTGGAGCTTGGGGATTTTATCAAGCACTAGGTAATATCCACTCCCTTTCTGCGATTGGTTTCCTCTCCTTTGCGGCGATCACTCAGTTTGCCCCCGCTTTGATTGGTGGTATGTATTGGCGTCAGGGAAACCGCAAAGGGGTATACGTTGGCTTGGCGGTAGGTTTTACCTTATGGCTGATTACCTTAATGAGCCAAACCGATATGCTAGCGGGCAGCGCGCAAGACAACTTCCTATTGTGGATGATCACTCCGCCTGAATGGCTGCAGAATCTCAATGTCAAAAATTCAGACTGGGGCATTGTACTCAGTGTTGCGCTCAACACCCTTTGTTACGTCGTTGTCTCGCTGCTTACTCGCGCCAGTCTAAGTGAGCGCTTACAGTCTGCTTCGTTTGTGGGTACGCCTCTACCTGAAAGTGAAAACATGAGCTTGTATCAAAGCCGTGTCACAGTGGGTGAGTTAGAGATGCTGGCGTCGCGTTTTGTTGGCAGGCAACGGGTGCGAAGTGCATTCAGGCAATATTGGCAACAGCAAAGAGAAACCTTACTGCCCAATCAACAAGCGCCTTCTACTTTAATTCGCCATACCGAAAGGGTGCTGGCTGGGGTTTTTGGTGCCTCATCGGCTAAGTTAGTCCTTACTTCTGCGCTACAAGGCAGAAACATGCAGCTGGAAGAAGTCGCTACCATTGTTGATGAAGCTTCAGAGCTGTATGACTTTAGCCGAGGACTACTGCAAGGGGCGATTGAACATATCGGGCAAGGTATTGCTGTGGTCGATAAGCAGCTTCGTCTTGTGGCATGGAACCAGCGTTACTTAGAGCTGTTTACGTTTCCGGCTGGCTTGATTCAGGTGGGTAGGCCGATTGCCGATGTGATACGACACAATGCTGAGTGCGGGTTGTGTGGCCCGGGTGACCCTGAGGAGCATGTGCGTCGACGGGTTTATCACCTTGAGCAAGGAACGCGTCATACCTCGTCGCGCGTACGACCTGATGGTCGAGTGATAGAAGTGCAGGGCAACCCAATGCCAGGTGGTGGGTTTGTGATGAGCTTTACCGATATCACCGTCTTCCGCGATGCTGAGCAAGCCCTAAAAGATGCTAACGAAACCCTTGAAGAACGCGTCCAAGAGCGTACTCAAGAGCTAGAGCAACTGAACAAAAAACTGGTCTCAGCCACTCAACGCTCTGAACATGAATCACAATCCAAATCGCGCTTTTTAGCCGCAGTAAGCCATGACTTAATGCAGCCACTCAATGCTGCTCGTCTGTTCGCCTCATCTTTATCGGAAGTCGCAAAAGAGCCTGAGACCAAGCAGCTTTCCCATCATATTGAGAGTGCCTTAGGAGCCGCTGAAGATTTGATTGGCGATTTACTGGATATCTCGCGTCTAGAATCTGGCAAGCTAGATATCAACGTACATGGTTTTGCGATTAACGATGTTTTATCCAACCTCAATGCGGAGTTTAGTGCGCTTGCGAAGCAGCAGGGTATTGAGTTCACCATGATACCGAGTCAGCTATTGGTTCAATCTGACCCGAAACTCTTACGTCGTGTGGTACAGAACTTTTTAACTAATGCGTTTCGCTACAGTCCAAAAGGTAAAGTGGTCCTCGGCGTAAGACGATTGGGAAGCCAAGCACGTATCGATGTGTGGGACAATGGTATGGGCATTGATGAGGACAAGCAGCAAGAAATATTTGAAGAGTTTAATCGTGGAACTCAAGTTCGTTCCGATCAGGGCTTAGGGCTTGGACTAGCGATTTCTAAAGGGATAGCTCATGTTCTTGGTCACCAAATCACTATGCGTTCATGGCCAGGTAAAGGCAGCGTGTTCTCGATTACACTCGCGCGCAGCGAAAAAGCCCTAGAACCAGTAAAAGCTGTACCGGCAAGCTCTACTTCAGACTTGAGTCATTTGAAAGTTCTATGTGTGGATAACGAAACCGATATCTTGGTTGGCATGGAAACCTTGCTCGGCCGCTGGGGGTGCGACGTACGAACCGCTGTGGACTTGGTTAACTGCTTGCAGGCAATAGAAGAAACCTGGGTGCCGGATGTGATTTTGTCTGATTATCGACTCGATAATGGACGCACCGGATTAGAGGTGCTTCAGCAATGTCGCCTGCGTTTAGGCGATAGCTTTATCGGTGTTATTATTAGTGCAGACCGCACTGACGATATGCTAGATGGTATCAAGTCGAATGGATTTAGCTTTATTCCCAAGCCTGTTAAACCGCTAAAACTCAGGGCGGTTTTGAATAGGGTTTAG
- a CDS encoding 3'-5' exonuclease, whose amino-acid sequence MNWLQRRYWFYKLKGSPYQPLFASVQKGEYVSLDCETTSLDPNRAELVTIAATKIIDNRIITSKPFEVRLRAPQSLDSGSIKIHRIRHQDLVDGIDEKQALMQLLEFIGNRPLVGYHIRYDKKILDLACRKQLGFPLPNPLIEVSQIYHDKLEKHLPNAYFDLSLDAICKHLDLPLQDKHDALQDAISAALVFVRLTKGDLPSLNLPYTR is encoded by the coding sequence ATGAATTGGTTGCAACGCCGTTATTGGTTTTACAAACTCAAGGGCTCTCCTTACCAGCCTCTTTTTGCCTCGGTGCAAAAAGGCGAGTACGTCTCGTTAGATTGTGAGACCACTAGCCTAGACCCTAATCGTGCCGAACTCGTCACCATTGCGGCAACCAAAATCATCGACAATCGCATTATTACCAGCAAACCGTTTGAAGTCAGGCTAAGAGCCCCGCAATCACTGGATTCTGGCTCGATTAAAATCCACCGCATCCGCCATCAGGATCTCGTTGATGGTATCGATGAAAAACAAGCCTTGATGCAACTGCTGGAGTTTATTGGCAATCGCCCATTAGTCGGCTATCACATTCGCTATGACAAAAAAATTCTCGATCTCGCTTGTCGCAAACAGTTAGGTTTCCCTCTACCCAATCCTTTAATCGAAGTCAGCCAGATCTATCACGACAAGCTAGAAAAGCACCTGCCTAACGCCTACTTTGATCTCAGCTTGGACGCCATTTGTAAGCATCTCGACTTGCCTTTGCAAGACAAACACGATGCCCTACAAGATGCGATTTCTGCCGCCTTAGTGTTTGTTCGATTAACAAAAGGTGACCTCCCTAGCTTAAATCTGCCCTACACCCGCTAA
- a CDS encoding sodium:solute symporter family protein, with protein MDLKTITYLVVGATFILYIGIAIWARAGSTKEFYVAGGGVNPIANGMATAADWMSAASFISMAGLIAFMGYGGSVFLMGWTGGYVLLALLLAPYLRKFGKFTVPEFVGERFYSNAARIVAVVCLIIASVTYVIGQMKGVGVAFGRFLEVDYSTGLLIGMCIVFMYAVMGGMKGITYTQIAQYCVLILAYTIPAIFISLQLTGHPLPQIGLGSTIQGTDVYLLDRLDQVVTELGFSEYTTQVRGDTLNMFVYTMSLMIGTAGLPHVIIRFFTVPKVRDARTSAGWALVFIAILYTTAPAVSAMARLNLMDTVNPAPGQHLAYDERPDWFKNWEKTGLLGFDDKNGDGLIEYTSNPATNELKVDRDIMVLANPEIAKLPNWVIALVAAGGLAAALSTAAGLLLAISSAISHDLIKGVINPNISEKKELLASRISMAVAIAVAGYLGLNPPGFAAGTVALAFGLAASSIFPALMMGIFSKGINKEGAIAGMIAGISITLFYVFQHKGILFVADWTYLESWGSNWFLGIEPNAFGAIGAVFNFAVAFAVSKVTAETPQEVKDLVEHVRVPAGAGGAVDH; from the coding sequence ATGGATTTGAAAACTATCACTTACCTCGTTGTTGGTGCGACCTTTATCCTTTACATCGGTATTGCGATTTGGGCACGTGCTGGGTCAACTAAAGAGTTTTATGTTGCAGGCGGCGGTGTAAACCCAATCGCCAACGGTATGGCAACCGCAGCAGACTGGATGTCAGCCGCATCATTTATCTCTATGGCAGGTCTAATTGCCTTTATGGGTTACGGCGGTTCCGTATTCCTAATGGGTTGGACTGGCGGTTACGTACTTCTCGCACTACTACTTGCACCTTACCTACGTAAGTTCGGCAAGTTTACTGTACCAGAGTTCGTAGGTGAGCGTTTCTACTCAAACGCAGCACGTATCGTCGCAGTTGTGTGTCTTATCATCGCGTCGGTCACTTATGTAATCGGTCAAATGAAAGGCGTTGGTGTTGCGTTCGGTCGTTTCCTAGAAGTTGATTACTCAACTGGTCTTCTGATCGGTATGTGTATCGTATTCATGTACGCTGTAATGGGTGGCATGAAAGGGATTACTTACACGCAGATTGCTCAATATTGCGTACTCATTTTAGCTTACACTATTCCTGCAATCTTTATCTCTCTGCAACTGACTGGTCACCCTCTTCCTCAGATTGGTCTCGGTAGTACCATACAAGGCACCGACGTCTATCTACTCGATCGGCTCGACCAAGTGGTCACCGAACTCGGCTTTAGTGAATACACCACTCAAGTCCGTGGCGATACACTCAACATGTTTGTTTACACTATGTCGCTAATGATCGGTACTGCGGGTCTACCACACGTAATCATCCGTTTCTTCACGGTACCTAAAGTACGTGACGCACGTACTTCAGCAGGTTGGGCACTAGTCTTCATCGCTATCCTATACACAACTGCACCAGCAGTATCGGCAATGGCTCGCCTAAACCTAATGGATACCGTAAACCCAGCTCCAGGTCAGCACCTAGCTTATGATGAGCGTCCTGACTGGTTCAAAAACTGGGAGAAAACAGGTCTACTAGGCTTTGATGATAAGAACGGCGATGGTCTGATTGAATACACGTCAAACCCAGCGACTAACGAGCTGAAAGTTGACCGTGACATCATGGTACTGGCTAACCCTGAGATTGCTAAGCTTCCAAACTGGGTGATTGCCTTGGTGGCAGCCGGTGGTCTGGCAGCAGCACTATCAACGGCGGCAGGTCTATTGCTCGCGATATCCTCTGCGATATCCCATGATTTAATCAAAGGCGTCATCAATCCGAATATATCCGAGAAGAAAGAGCTGCTCGCCAGTCGGATTTCCATGGCGGTGGCGATTGCGGTGGCAGGCTACCTCGGCCTCAACCCGCCAGGCTTTGCAGCAGGTACGGTAGCACTGGCATTTGGTCTTGCGGCGTCCTCAATCTTCCCGGCACTGATGATGGGTATCTTCAGTAAAGGTATCAACAAGGAAGGCGCAATCGCAGGTATGATTGCAGGTATCAGTATCACTCTATTCTACGTATTCCAGCACAAAGGCATCCTGTTTGTTGCTGACTGGACTTACCTAGAAAGCTGGGGCAGCAACTGGTTCCTAGGCATTGAGCCAAACGCATTCGGTGCAATTGGTGCAGTCTTTAACTTCGCAGTCGCGTTCGCTGTATCGAAAGTAACAGCTGAAACACCACAAGAAGTGAAAGACTTGGTTGAACACGTACGTGTACCAGCAGGTGCTGGCGGTGCAGTAGACCACTAA
- a CDS encoding response regulator transcription factor, with the protein MDSTYTIIIADDHPLFRNALFQSVHMAVSGANLLEADSLDALLTLLAKEDEPDLLLLDLKMPGANGMSGLIQLRAEYPDLPIVVVSASEEPSVVTQVKSHGAFGFIPKSSDMRELVSALNQVLNGEPFFPEGSITNNAACNDLAEKIATLTPQQYKVLGMLSDGLLNKQIAYELNVSEATIKAHMTAIFRKLGVKNRTQAVILLQQLESET; encoded by the coding sequence ATCGGTGCATATGGCGGTGAGTGGCGCAAATCTGCTAGAAGCCGACTCATTAGATGCCCTTCTTACCCTGCTCGCTAAAGAAGACGAACCTGACCTACTTCTGCTCGACTTAAAGATGCCTGGTGCAAACGGCATGTCAGGCTTGATTCAACTGCGTGCTGAATATCCTGATTTACCCATTGTGGTCGTCTCAGCTAGTGAAGAACCGTCAGTAGTGACTCAGGTTAAGAGTCATGGCGCATTCGGTTTTATTCCCAAGTCCAGTGATATGCGTGAGCTCGTCAGTGCTCTTAATCAGGTGCTCAATGGCGAACCTTTCTTCCCTGAAGGTTCCATTACCAACAACGCAGCGTGTAATGATTTAGCAGAAAAAATTGCCACTTTAACTCCACAGCAATACAAAGTCTTAGGAATGCTATCTGATGGCTTACTTAATAAGCAGATTGCTTATGAATTAAATGTATCAGAAGCGACAATAAAAGCTCATATGACGGCGATATTCCGTAAGTTAGGTGTGAAAAATCGCACTCAGGCGGTTATTTTACTTCAACAACTCGAATCAGAAACTTAA
- a CDS encoding DUF294 nucleotidyltransferase-like domain-containing protein gives MPDKFNMHSPPFDRLDSQQQNRLRSSLDVAYYRAKETLLQPGTQSQHLHILIKGAVEERSEDDKEVFAHYANDDLFDVRALFEETVKHRYIALEDTLCYLLPKSVFIELYNENGQFAAYFDNNLAKRQELIDAAQQQQNLAEFILTKVDKEIYHPPMILSPEQPLNEVTQTLKKNGIDSALVRLNDSDVRLVEDEHSMPYGIITRTNMLHAVMLEGHPLDTPVGKIATFPVVHVEDGEFLFNAMIKMTRHRMKRVMVADGKEAVGMLDMTQILSAFSTHSHVLTLSIARSTSIEELALASNRQRNLVESLLNNGIRTRFIMELISAVNEQIIEKAFELIVPPALHDHCCLVVLGSEGRGEQILKTDQDNALIIKDGLHWHQCETVMGQLTHTLQQLGYPLCPGNVMVNNPKWVKTQSEWKSTISQWSKPSSAENVMDLAIFTDAHAVAGNKTLLEPITQHLKQTMLNNMLALQDFSRPALQFSLPLTLFGNVKKDKQGVDVKSGGIFPIVHGIRTLSLEYGIEEKNTFERIEALRVKRILEPETADNLSEALKLLFKLRLNQQLTNQHSHNRIDLKQIERTERDLLRHSLHVVKKFKQFLGYHYQIRD, from the coding sequence ATGCCAGATAAATTTAATATGCACTCCCCACCGTTTGATCGATTGGACAGCCAGCAGCAGAACCGGCTGCGTAGCTCATTGGATGTCGCTTATTACCGTGCCAAAGAAACCTTACTTCAGCCCGGTACACAGAGCCAACACCTGCACATCCTGATCAAAGGAGCAGTCGAAGAGCGTTCGGAAGACGACAAAGAAGTTTTTGCTCACTACGCTAATGATGATTTGTTTGATGTACGTGCTCTATTTGAAGAGACGGTAAAGCATCGCTACATCGCATTAGAAGATACCCTTTGCTATCTATTGCCCAAGTCAGTTTTCATTGAGCTGTATAACGAGAATGGTCAGTTCGCCGCCTACTTCGACAACAACCTTGCCAAGCGCCAAGAGCTGATCGATGCGGCCCAGCAACAGCAAAACCTGGCCGAGTTTATCCTGACTAAGGTCGATAAAGAGATCTATCATCCACCAATGATACTCTCTCCCGAGCAACCGCTGAATGAAGTGACGCAAACACTCAAGAAAAATGGTATCGACTCTGCGTTGGTGCGATTAAACGACTCTGACGTCCGCCTCGTTGAAGATGAGCACTCAATGCCGTATGGGATCATTACTCGAACCAATATGCTGCATGCCGTTATGCTTGAAGGTCATCCACTCGACACTCCTGTAGGCAAAATTGCCACTTTCCCTGTGGTGCATGTAGAGGACGGTGAGTTTCTTTTTAATGCGATGATTAAAATGACACGTCACCGAATGAAACGCGTGATGGTCGCCGATGGTAAAGAAGCGGTCGGCATGCTCGATATGACCCAGATCCTCAGTGCTTTCTCTACCCACTCGCACGTATTAACGTTAAGTATTGCTCGCTCGACCAGTATTGAAGAGTTGGCTCTCGCCTCGAACAGGCAACGAAACTTAGTCGAAAGTCTGCTTAATAACGGCATTCGCACCCGCTTTATCATGGAACTGATCTCAGCGGTCAACGAGCAGATCATAGAGAAAGCCTTTGAACTGATTGTTCCTCCTGCCCTTCACGATCACTGTTGTTTGGTCGTTCTAGGCTCAGAAGGGCGTGGGGAACAAATACTGAAAACTGACCAAGACAACGCATTGATCATCAAAGATGGTCTTCACTGGCACCAATGTGAAACCGTGATGGGTCAGCTAACTCATACGCTACAACAACTTGGCTACCCACTTTGCCCTGGTAATGTCATGGTTAATAACCCTAAGTGGGTCAAGACCCAGTCAGAATGGAAAAGCACTATCAGCCAATGGTCTAAACCTAGCAGTGCAGAAAACGTCATGGACCTAGCGATTTTCACCGATGCTCATGCCGTCGCAGGCAACAAAACGTTACTCGAACCCATCACGCAACATCTTAAGCAAACCATGCTGAACAACATGCTCGCACTGCAAGACTTCTCGCGTCCTGCGTTACAGTTTTCTCTACCATTGACTCTGTTTGGCAATGTTAAGAAAGACAAACAAGGTGTCGACGTAAAAAGTGGCGGCATCTTCCCTATCGTTCATGGGATCCGTACCTTGTCGCTAGAGTATGGCATTGAAGAGAAAAACACCTTTGAACGCATAGAAGCTTTAAGAGTGAAACGGATACTTGAACCAGAGACCGCCGACAACCTCAGTGAAGCACTTAAGTTGCTATTCAAGCTGCGCCTCAATCAACAACTGACAAATCAACACAGCCATAATCGCATCGACCTGAAACAGATAGAACGTACCGAGCGAGATTTACTACGTCATAGTTTGCATGTGGTGAAAAAGTTTAAGCAGTTCTTGGGCTATCATTATCAGATAAGAGATTAG
- a CDS encoding DUF4212 domain-containing protein, which produces MAFESQDKAKAYWDKNVKLMISLMVIWFVVSFGCGILFVDELNQFQLGGYKLGFWFAQQGSIYAFLGIIFYYAWKMRQIDREFGVDE; this is translated from the coding sequence ATGGCGTTTGAAAGTCAGGATAAAGCCAAAGCCTACTGGGATAAGAACGTAAAACTGATGATTAGCCTTATGGTTATCTGGTTTGTCGTTTCTTTCGGCTGCGGCATTTTATTTGTAGATGAACTCAATCAATTTCAACTAGGCGGGTACAAGCTTGGTTTCTGGTTTGCTCAACAAGGCTCAATCTATGCCTTCCTGGGTATTATTTTCTACTACGCGTGGAAAATGCGCCAAATCGACCGTGAATTCGGCGTAGATGAGTAA
- a CDS encoding 3-phenylpropionate MFS transporter has translation MLTPSPYGWISQYFVGFFFAYGVYLPFWALWFEEQGVSATDIGLLVGIGFATRCVANMVLTPRIHKVEHLMPALRWLSFASILFVSFHFFTGGSFWLMALATVLFNLCCGPIVPLSDAMANYYSRLQMLDYGRTRLWGSIAFIAGSTVVGFLVAQYGSDMIIFTALAGVVVALLFSMRNINPMPVTTEDEDAERPKLTELLCELPVVKFLILVSLIQGSHAAYYSFSSIYWKEAGYSEDIIGYLWSLGVVAEVAIFALSKRLFSGWTLRALFMVAALGVVVRWGLTASTTALVALVMIQLLHGVTFAIAHIAAIQYIQHSEQRKMVALQALYNAIPLGAFIALMTTLSGWGYENWGANVFWAMAVMGVLALFIKVDPQKHQVSDMSKAEPNAQN, from the coding sequence ATGCTCACCCCATCTCCATATGGCTGGATTTCCCAGTATTTTGTCGGTTTCTTTTTCGCTTATGGTGTTTATCTACCATTTTGGGCGTTGTGGTTTGAAGAGCAGGGGGTATCGGCAACAGATATCGGGTTGTTAGTTGGTATTGGTTTTGCGACCCGATGTGTCGCTAATATGGTGCTAACACCACGTATCCATAAAGTCGAACACTTGATGCCAGCACTGCGATGGCTCAGCTTTGCCTCTATTCTTTTTGTTAGTTTCCACTTCTTTACAGGTGGTAGCTTTTGGTTAATGGCATTGGCGACTGTGTTGTTCAACTTGTGCTGTGGCCCTATTGTTCCCTTGTCTGATGCCATGGCGAACTACTATTCACGTTTGCAAATGCTTGATTATGGCCGCACTCGCTTGTGGGGTTCGATTGCCTTTATTGCCGGTTCAACGGTGGTTGGCTTCTTAGTTGCGCAGTATGGCAGTGACATGATTATCTTCACTGCGCTGGCTGGTGTGGTTGTAGCTTTGTTGTTCTCAATGCGCAACATCAATCCAATGCCCGTTACGACGGAAGATGAAGATGCTGAGCGCCCTAAGTTGACAGAGCTGCTGTGTGAACTTCCTGTGGTTAAGTTCCTGATTTTGGTTTCTCTTATTCAAGGCAGTCACGCTGCGTATTACAGCTTCAGTTCGATTTATTGGAAAGAGGCGGGCTACTCAGAAGACATTATCGGTTATCTCTGGAGCTTAGGTGTTGTGGCTGAGGTGGCGATTTTTGCTTTGAGTAAACGTCTGTTCTCGGGTTGGACGCTTCGAGCGTTGTTTATGGTCGCTGCACTTGGTGTGGTGGTACGTTGGGGTTTGACTGCTTCTACAACCGCATTAGTGGCATTGGTGATGATCCAGCTTCTACATGGTGTGACCTTTGCAATCGCACATATCGCCGCGATTCAATATATCCAGCACTCTGAGCAAAGAAAAATGGTGGCGCTGCAAGCGCTATACAATGCGATTCCTTTAGGGGCATTCATCGCGTTGATGACCACCTTAAGTGGTTGGGGCTATGAAAACTGGGGGGCAAACGTCTTCTGGGCGATGGCCGTTATGGGTGTCTTGGCTCTATTTATCAAAGTTGATCCCCAAAAACATCAAGTTAGCGATATGTCGAAAGCGGAGCCTAATGCACAGAATTAA
- a CDS encoding MarC family protein encodes MLSVLITQFVVLWAVIDPIGSVPVYLSQTQHLTAKQRRLVALKAVAIATGVLLFFLVAGQLLLEAMQIPLPAFQAAGGLVLLLFALTMIFGESKPEQETKLSEEVSHSDLADLAVYPLAIPSIASPGAMMAIVMLTDNHRYALVDQGITAAVMVTVLLITLLLLLGATHIQKWIGNVGAAIISRVMGLILAAVAVSNLLMGIKDFYAG; translated from the coding sequence TTGCTAAGCGTTCTAATTACTCAATTCGTCGTCCTGTGGGCTGTCATCGATCCTATTGGCTCAGTCCCGGTTTACTTATCTCAAACTCAGCATCTCACTGCTAAACAGCGCCGTTTGGTTGCGTTAAAAGCTGTGGCTATTGCAACGGGTGTACTGCTGTTTTTCCTCGTCGCAGGTCAGTTGCTCCTTGAAGCGATGCAGATACCTTTGCCAGCATTTCAGGCGGCAGGTGGCTTAGTGCTACTACTGTTTGCCCTAACCATGATCTTTGGTGAATCTAAGCCGGAACAAGAAACTAAGCTTTCAGAAGAGGTGAGCCATTCCGACCTCGCTGATTTGGCGGTGTACCCTTTAGCTATTCCCTCTATCGCTTCACCGGGAGCAATGATGGCGATTGTCATGCTGACGGACAATCATAGATACGCACTTGTCGATCAGGGAATTACTGCCGCTGTCATGGTGACGGTTTTACTTATCACCCTATTGTTACTTCTTGGTGCGACACATATTCAGAAGTGGATTGGCAATGTCGGTGCCGCCATTATCAGTCGTGTGATGGGGCTTATTCTTGCAGCCGTAGCAGTAAGCAACCTGCTGATGGGGATCAAAGATTTTTACGCCGGATAG